A single Branchiostoma floridae strain S238N-H82 chromosome 11, Bfl_VNyyK, whole genome shotgun sequence DNA region contains:
- the LOC118425633 gene encoding translation initiation factor eIF-2B subunit alpha-like produces MNKEEILEQFIRCQQESPQMSAAVAAIHVLMLFLKQNTAGTLAELRDNLKEAIKTLTKSDTSITSVSSGCELFLRFITLTALDHPDFQVYKQVLLDRGELFLKKISNSRQKIAKLGHPFVTDGATILVHSDSRVVLEVLKKAASANKRFTVYVTESQPDRSGLKMHNKLVEAGIPSTVILDAAMAYIMEKVDLVMVGAEGVVESGGIINKIGTYQMALCAKNANKPLYVVAESFKFVRLYPLNQQDLPDDFKYRYSTLSSNTDLGKEHPSVDYTPPSLITLLFTDLGILTPSAVSDELIKLYC; encoded by the exons ATGAACAAAGAAG AGATCCTTGAACAGTTTATCAGATGTCAGCAGGAGAGTCCCCAGATGTCAGCAGCCGTGGCAGCCATACATGTCCTCATGCTGTTCCtcaaacagaacacag CTGGAACACTAGCAGAGCTGAGAGACAACTTGAAGGAGGCCATCAAGACTCTGACCAAGAGTGACACGTCCATCACATCCGTGTCTTCAGGCTGTGAGCTGTTCCTCAGATTCATCACTCTCACAGCGCTGGACCATCCC GATTTCCAAGTGTACAAACAAGTCTTGCTGGACCGAGGAGAGCTGTTCTTGAAGAAAATctccaactccagacagaagatCGCCAAGCTGGGTCATCCTTTTGTCACAGATGGAGCT ACCATCCTGGTCCACTCCGACTCCAGAGTTGTGCTGGAGGTGTTGAAGAAAGCTGCCTCAGCTAACAAGAGGTTCACAGTCTATGTCACAGAGTCTCAACCTGACAGATCAGG TTTGAAGATGCACAACAAGCTGGTGGAGGCAGGAATCCCCAGCACTGTTATCCTGGATGCTGCCATGGCCTACATCATGGAGAAGGTGGACCTGGTCATGGTGGGGGCGGAGGGAGTGGTGGAGAGTGGGGGGATCATTAACAAG ATTGGGACTTACCAAATGGCCCTATGTGCCAAGAACGCCAACAAGCCGTTGTACGTGGTGGCAGAAAGCTTCAAGTTTGTCCGACTGTACCCACTCAACCAACAGGACCTGCCTGATGATTTTAAA TACAGATACTCTACACTCAGCTCTAACACAGACCTGGGGAAGGAGCACCCCTCGGTAGACTACACCCCTCCCAGCCTCATCACCCTCCTCTTCACAGACCTTGGGATCCTCACACCCTCAGCTGTCAGCGATGAACTCATCAAACTGTACTGCTGA
- the LOC118425631 gene encoding S-adenosylmethionine uptake transporter-like — protein sequence MADNAGKEAPKSDPSDMKEEGTEDTDDLAQQFDGVAESLKGVTKNWSELKAAEGIMAAMFSGVLITVASIYTRLAGDQGMPAIHAIFMNELMAAIVYLPIPFLLGAPITGNTWTTVIMLVILGVGRMIAFICFFVSVLYIPPANSFVIRHGIIPLLTASMEVVFLRVAPSVAEWVGIGLSIIGVILTASGRSWLKEDEELYLNILGNMLAVISAFGLAGLIIMTRYLLKTLPIWTLLFYIKLIGIVVALPLLFLDPPFTSGMNYDLSYYLVAQGFLYTVGIGIMFHSLTLENASTVALVKNISILVAFVLERYVLHIIPTIMELLGAILVIGSTTVVAIVLWFKKWKEQRNR from the coding sequence ATGGCTGACAATGCCGGCAAGGAAGCACCAAAGTCCGATCCTTCAGACATGAAGGAGGAGGGTACTGAAGACACTGATGACCTGGCACAACAGTTTGACGGAGTGGCTGAGTCTCTCAAGGGGGTTACCAAGAACTGGAGTGAGCTGAAGGCAGCAGAAGgaatcatggcagccatgttctCTGGAGTTCTGATCACAGTGGCCAGTATATACACCAGGCTGGCGGGAGACCAGGGCATGCCGGCCATCCACGCTATCTTCATGAACGAACTCATGGCAGCGATCGTCTATCTGCCAATACCCTTTCTCCTAGGGGCTCCCATCACAGGGAACACATGGACGACAGTTATCATGTTAGTCATACTGGGTGTGGGTCGGATGATCGCGTTCATCTGTTTCTTCGTCTCGGTGCTGTACATCCCGCCTGCGAACAGTTTCGTGATCCGACATGGCATCATCCCGCTGCTGACGGCATCCATGGAGGTAGTCTTTCTACGGGTGGCACCGTCCGTCGCCGAGTGGGTCGGGATCGGCTTGAGTATCATTGGTGTCATCCTCACTGCGAGCGGCCGATCGTGGTTGAAAGAGGATGAGGAATTGTACCTAAACATCCTTGGCAACATGCTGGCTGTCATCTCTGCCTTTGGCCTGGCTGGACTGATCATCATGACCCGTTACCTCCTAAAGACCCTCCCAATATGGACTCTACTGTTCTATATCAAACTCATCGGTATCGTGGTAGCTCTCCCACTTCTCTTCCTGGATCCACCATTTACTAGTGGGATGAACTACGATCTAAGCTATTACCTTGTTGCCCAAGGCTTTCTGTATACTGTTGGTATAGGCATCATGTTCCATAGTTTAACACTAGAGAATGCCTCTACTGTGGCACTGGTGAAGAATATCAGTATCCTTGTAGCATTTGTATTGGAACGTTATGTACTTCATATCATTCCAACAATCATGGAACTCTTAGGGGCTATTCTTGTTATTGGGAGCACTACTGTTGTGGCCATTGTACTGTGGTTCAAAAAATGGAAGGAACAAAGAAACAGATAG